Proteins encoded in a region of the Delphinus delphis chromosome 13, mDelDel1.2, whole genome shotgun sequence genome:
- the NOC4L gene encoding nucleolar complex protein 4 homolog isoform X1, protein MEGEAGPGGARRALGRLVEAVLANRGKANAVFDILAVLQSEDQEEVHEAVRACSRLFGALLARGELFVGQLPSEEMVMAGSRGATRKYRVWMRHRYHSCCNRLGELLARSSFRIKELALSTLMKFVQLEGEHPLEKPKWEGNYLFPYQLFKSVVGGLLSPEEDCSLLLCQFREYLEHDDIRYHTMQAAADAVARATDGRPEVPLAFWNNAFTLLSSVSLPRQESAPPSFYVKHAELSDKWKVVHLRRRQEESGHDWERGHAHPAASPQEHRKAFQQMWLGFLKHQLPLRICKKVLVIMHDSILPHLAQPSLMIDFLARACDVRGAVSLLALNGLFILIHKHNLEYPDFYRKLYGLLDPSVFHVKYRARFFHLADLFLSSSHLPAYLVAAFTKRLARLALTAPPEALLTVLPFICNLLRRHPACRVLVHRPRGPELDADPYDPREEDPARSRALESSLWELQALQQHYHPEASKAASAVSQALSEAEVSLAPLLELTAFQIFEQDLQKKGPEPVPLEFIPAQGLLGRRGDLCAQHFTLS, encoded by the exons ATGGAAGGGGAAGCCGGCCCTGGGGGCGCGCGCCGGGCGCTGGGCCGCCTGGTGGAGGCGGTGCTGGCAAACCGAGGCAAGGCCAACGCCGTGTTCGACATCCTGGCCGTGCTGCAG TCTGAGGACCAGGAGGAGGTCCACGAAGCGGTGCGTGCATGCAGCCGACTTTTCGGGGCCCTGCTGGCCCGCGGAGAGCTGTTTGTGGGCCAGCTGCCCTCTGAGGAGATGGTCATGGCAG GGTCCCGGGGGGCCACTCGCAAGTACAGGGTGTGGATGCGGCACCGGTACCACAGCTGCTGCAACCGCCTGGGGGAGCTCTTGGCTCGCTCCTCCTTTCGGATCAAG GAGCTGGCCCTCAGCACCCTCATGAAGTTCGTGCAGCTGGAGGGCGAACACCCCCTGGAGAAGCCCAAGTGGGAAGGCAACTATCTGTTCCCCTACCAGCTCTTCAAG TCGGTGGTAGGAGGCCTGCTCTCTCCAGAAGAGGACTGCTCCCTGTTGCTCTGTCAGTTCCGGGAGTACCTGGAACACGACGACATCCGCTACCACACGATGCAGGCCGCGGCGGACGCTGTGGCCCGGGCCACTGATGGGCGCCCTGAG GTGCCCCTCGCTTTTTGGAACAACGCCTTCACGCTGCTGTCCTCCGTGAGCCTGCCCCGCCAGGAGAGCGCCCCCCCCAGCTTCTACGTGAAGCACGCGG AGCTCTCGGACAAGTGGAAGGTCGTTCATCTGAGG CGGAGGCAGGAGGAGAGTGGGCACGACTGGGAGCGTGGGCACGCCCACCCTGCCGCCTCCCCGCAGGAGCACAGGAAGGCCTTCCAGCAGATGTGGCTCGGCTTCCTCAAGCACcag CTGCCTCTCCGCATCTGCAAGAAGGTGCTGGTGATCATGCATGACTCCATCCTGCCTCACCTGGCGCAGCCCAGCCTCATGATCGACTTCCTCGCCCGCGCCTGTGACGTCC GTGGAGCCGTCAGCCTCCTGGCTTTGAACGGACTTTTCATCCTGATTCATAAGCACAACCT ggAGTACCCTGACTTCTACCGGAAGCTGTATGGCTTGCTCGACCCGTCTGTCTTCCACGTCAAGTACCGGGCGCGCTTCTTCCACCTGGCTGACCTCTTCCTGTCGTCCTC gcaTCTGCCTGCCTACCTGGTGGCTGCCTTCACCAAGCGCCTGGCCCGCCTGGCCCTGACAGCGCCCCCCGAGGCTCTACTCACGGTCCTGCCCTTTATCTGCAACCTGCTGCGCAGACACCCAGCCTGCCGCGTCCTCGTGCACCGCCCCAGGGGCCCTG AGCTGGACGCCGACCCCTATGACCCCCGAGAGGAGGACCCTGCCCGGAGCCGAGCCCTGGAGAGCTCCCTGTGGGAGCTGCAG GCCCTCCAGCAGCATTACCACCCCGAGGCGTCCAAGGCCGCCAGCGCCGTTAGCCAGGCGCTGTCCGAAGCCGAGGTCAGCCTCGCGCCGCTTCTGGAGCTCACCGCCTTCCAG ATATTCGAGCAGGACCTGCAGAAAAAAGGGCCCGAGCCAGTGCCATTGGAGTTCATCCCGGCCCAGGGCCTGCTGGGCCGGCGGGGCGACCTCTGTGCCCAGCACTTCACGCTGAGCTGA
- the NOC4L gene encoding nucleolar complex protein 4 homolog isoform X2 yields the protein MEGEAGPGGARRALGRLVEAVLANRGKANAVFDILAVLQSEDQEEVHEAVRACSRLFGALLARGELFVGQLPSEEMVMAGSRGATRKYRVWMRHRYHSCCNRLGELLARSSFRIKELALSTLMKFVQLEGEHPLEKPKWEGNYLFPYQLFKSVVGGLLSPEEDCSLLLCQFREYLEHDDIRYHTMQAAADAVARATDGRPEVPLAFWNNAFTLLSSVSLPRQESAPPSFYVKHAELSDKWKVVHLREHRKAFQQMWLGFLKHQLPLRICKKVLVIMHDSILPHLAQPSLMIDFLARACDVRGAVSLLALNGLFILIHKHNLEYPDFYRKLYGLLDPSVFHVKYRARFFHLADLFLSSSHLPAYLVAAFTKRLARLALTAPPEALLTVLPFICNLLRRHPACRVLVHRPRGPELDADPYDPREEDPARSRALESSLWELQALQQHYHPEASKAASAVSQALSEAEVSLAPLLELTAFQIFEQDLQKKGPEPVPLEFIPAQGLLGRRGDLCAQHFTLS from the exons ATGGAAGGGGAAGCCGGCCCTGGGGGCGCGCGCCGGGCGCTGGGCCGCCTGGTGGAGGCGGTGCTGGCAAACCGAGGCAAGGCCAACGCCGTGTTCGACATCCTGGCCGTGCTGCAG TCTGAGGACCAGGAGGAGGTCCACGAAGCGGTGCGTGCATGCAGCCGACTTTTCGGGGCCCTGCTGGCCCGCGGAGAGCTGTTTGTGGGCCAGCTGCCCTCTGAGGAGATGGTCATGGCAG GGTCCCGGGGGGCCACTCGCAAGTACAGGGTGTGGATGCGGCACCGGTACCACAGCTGCTGCAACCGCCTGGGGGAGCTCTTGGCTCGCTCCTCCTTTCGGATCAAG GAGCTGGCCCTCAGCACCCTCATGAAGTTCGTGCAGCTGGAGGGCGAACACCCCCTGGAGAAGCCCAAGTGGGAAGGCAACTATCTGTTCCCCTACCAGCTCTTCAAG TCGGTGGTAGGAGGCCTGCTCTCTCCAGAAGAGGACTGCTCCCTGTTGCTCTGTCAGTTCCGGGAGTACCTGGAACACGACGACATCCGCTACCACACGATGCAGGCCGCGGCGGACGCTGTGGCCCGGGCCACTGATGGGCGCCCTGAG GTGCCCCTCGCTTTTTGGAACAACGCCTTCACGCTGCTGTCCTCCGTGAGCCTGCCCCGCCAGGAGAGCGCCCCCCCCAGCTTCTACGTGAAGCACGCGG AGCTCTCGGACAAGTGGAAGGTCGTTCATCTGAGG GAGCACAGGAAGGCCTTCCAGCAGATGTGGCTCGGCTTCCTCAAGCACcag CTGCCTCTCCGCATCTGCAAGAAGGTGCTGGTGATCATGCATGACTCCATCCTGCCTCACCTGGCGCAGCCCAGCCTCATGATCGACTTCCTCGCCCGCGCCTGTGACGTCC GTGGAGCCGTCAGCCTCCTGGCTTTGAACGGACTTTTCATCCTGATTCATAAGCACAACCT ggAGTACCCTGACTTCTACCGGAAGCTGTATGGCTTGCTCGACCCGTCTGTCTTCCACGTCAAGTACCGGGCGCGCTTCTTCCACCTGGCTGACCTCTTCCTGTCGTCCTC gcaTCTGCCTGCCTACCTGGTGGCTGCCTTCACCAAGCGCCTGGCCCGCCTGGCCCTGACAGCGCCCCCCGAGGCTCTACTCACGGTCCTGCCCTTTATCTGCAACCTGCTGCGCAGACACCCAGCCTGCCGCGTCCTCGTGCACCGCCCCAGGGGCCCTG AGCTGGACGCCGACCCCTATGACCCCCGAGAGGAGGACCCTGCCCGGAGCCGAGCCCTGGAGAGCTCCCTGTGGGAGCTGCAG GCCCTCCAGCAGCATTACCACCCCGAGGCGTCCAAGGCCGCCAGCGCCGTTAGCCAGGCGCTGTCCGAAGCCGAGGTCAGCCTCGCGCCGCTTCTGGAGCTCACCGCCTTCCAG ATATTCGAGCAGGACCTGCAGAAAAAAGGGCCCGAGCCAGTGCCATTGGAGTTCATCCCGGCCCAGGGCCTGCTGGGCCGGCGGGGCGACCTCTGTGCCCAGCACTTCACGCTGAGCTGA
- the DDX51 gene encoding LOW QUALITY PROTEIN: ATP-dependent RNA helicase DDX51 (The sequence of the model RefSeq protein was modified relative to this genomic sequence to represent the inferred CDS: deleted 1 base in 1 codon): protein MALFHVARYGGPEAAGAEAEADGRARALLERLRCRARERELQKQPPQQEPSEPAEAAQTAQAAGKRRRRPRRTRRRKSGGAPGSPHAPPCKRRKADDEDEDAGAGRASRGGPWDSGPRGADAPPRPRFCRAESSEEAPAGNSVGAEAAGSPEGQGGQPPEEASGPPAHALVLGGFGRSKAPKVQPFLPAWLAEPSCVGKSVTEGLVPIEDIPEVHPDLRKRLRAQGISSYFPVQAAVIPALLESAANGFLVSRGGYRPSDLCVSAPTGSGKTLAFVIPVVQALLRRAVCQVRALVVLPTKELAQQVSKVFSVYTDATPLRVALVTGQKSLAKEQESLVQDTADGFRCLADIVVATPGRLVDHVEQTPGFSLQHLRFLVIDEADRVIDSMHQAWLPRVVAAAFPSEGSRDPFALLQRTQPRAVTAASVCCPQMPLQKLLFSATLTQNPEKLQQLGLYRPRLFSTGSVHGGLRDPDVDVAGDLGGKYTFPAGLTHRYVPCSLRLKPLVVLHLILKMNLSRVLCFTNSRENSHRLFLLVQAFGGVRVADFSSRYGPGARKLILKRFQQGKIQLLISTDATARGIDVQGVQLVVNYDAPQYLRTYVHRVGRTARAGKSGQAFTLLLEVQERRFVRMLREGGVPRLERHDAPSELLQPLVPRYQEALSQLERAIREEQRQKAA, encoded by the exons ATGGCGCTCTTCCACGTTGCGCGGTACGGGGGCCCCGAGGCGGCCGGGGCGGAGGCCGAGGCGGACGGCCGGGCTCGCGCGCTGCTGGAGCGGCTGCGGTGCCGGGCCCGAGAGCGGGAGCTGCAGAAGCAGCCGCCGCAGCAAGAACCCTCGGAGCCCGCGGAGGCCGCGCAGACCGCTCAGGCGGCGGGGAAGCGGCGACGGCGGCCGCGCAGAACGCGGAGGCGCAAGAGCGGCGGGGCGCCGGGGAGCCCGCACGCACCTCCCTGCAAGCGGCGGAAGGCGGACGACGAGGATGAGGACGCGGGCGCAGGTAGGGCCTCGCGGGGCGGG CCCTGGGACTCGGGACCGCGTGGGGCTGACGCGCCGCCCCGCCCCCGTTTCTGCCGCGCAGAGAGCAGCGAGGAGGCGCCGGCGGGGAACAGCGTGGGCGCCGAAGCCGCGGGGTCGCCGGAGGGCCAGGGCGGACAGCCCCCCGAAGAGGCTTCTGGTCCCCCAGCCCACGCCCTGGTGCTCGGGGGCTTCGGGAGGAGCAAGGCGCCAAAG GTCCAGCCTTTCCTGCCAGCGTGGCTGGCTGAGCCAAGCTGCGTTGGAAAGAGTGTCACCGAAGGCCTGGTGCCTATTGAGGATATCCCGGAAGTCCACCCGGACCTGCGGAAGAGGCTGCGGGCTCAGGGCATCTCGTCCTACTTTCCAG TGCAGGCAGCAGTGATTCCCGCTCTCCTGGAGAGCGCAGCCAACGGGTTTCTGGTAAGCAGAGGCGGCTACCGGCCTAGCGACCTCTGTGTGTCTGCCCCAACGGGCAGTGGGAAGACACTGGCCTTCGTCATCCCCGTGGTGCAG GCCCTGCTACGGCGAGCCGTGTgccaggttcgggccctggttgTGCTGCCGACCAAGGAGCTGGCCCAGCAG GTGAGCAAAGTGTTCAGCGTCTACACAGATGCCACTCCTCTTCGGGTCGCCCTGGTCACCGGGCAGAAGTCGCTGGCCAAGGAGCAGGAGAGTCTCGTGCAGGACAC AGCAGATGGCTTCCGCTGCCTGGCAGACATCGTGGTGGCCACCCCTGGCCGCCTGGTAGACCACGTCGAGCAGACCCCAGGATTCAGCCTCCAGCATCTCCGCTTCCTG gtCATCGATGAGGCCGACCGCGTGATAGACAGCATGCACCAGGCCTGGCTGCCGCGGGTGGTGGCTGCGGCCTTTCCCAGTGAGGGCAGTAGGGATCCCTTTGCTCTGCTCCAGAGAACACAGCCCCGGGCTGTGACTGCAGCCAG CGTCTGCTGCCCCCAGATGCCACTGCAGAAACTACTCTTCTCAGCCACTCTGACCCAGAACCCTGAAAAGCTGCAGCAGCTCGGCCTCTACCGGCCCCGGCTCTTTTCCACGGGGTCGGTGCACGGGGGCCTCAGAGACCCCGACGTGGACGTGGCCGGGGACTTGGGCGGGAAGTATACCTTCCCTGCGGGGCTCACG CATCGCTACGTGCCCTGCAGCCTCCGTCTCAAGCCGTTGGTCGTCCTGCACCTGATCCTGAAGATGAATCTCTCAAGGGTTCTGTGTTTCACCAACTCCCGTGAGAACTCCCACAG GCTCTTTCTGCTAGTCCAGGCTTTTGGGGGCGTGCGCGTGGCCGACTTCTCCTCCCGCTACGGGCCTGGCGCTAGGAAGCTGATCTTGAAGCGCTTTCAGCAGGGGAAGATCCAGCT CCTCATCAGCACCGACGCCACGGCCCGCGGCATCGACGTGCAGGGCGTGCAGCTGGTGGTGAACTACGACGCCCCCCAGTACCTGCGGACCTACGTGCACCG GGTTGGAAGAACCGCCCGCGCCGGAAAATCCGGACAGGCCTTCACGCTGCTCCTCGAGGTGCAG GAGAGGAGGTTCGTCCGGATGCTCAGGGAAGGCGGGGTGCCCAGGCTCGAGCGGCACGACGCCCCCAGTGAGCTCCTGCAGCCGCTGGTCCCACGGTACCAGGAGGCCCTGTCCCAGCTGGAGAGGGCCATCAGG GAGGAGCAGAGGCAGAAGGCAGCCTAG